Proteins from a single region of Harmonia axyridis chromosome 4, icHarAxyr1.1, whole genome shotgun sequence:
- the LOC123678964 gene encoding V-type proton ATPase subunit F-like, whose product MSLCVIHQNDGVIIRMAMNVTKSSSGFIDYLYYDQLIAMIAEEDTCVGFLLAGIGQRTKKNELNFAVADDNATPEEIMNHLTKFILREDIAIILITYGAASKIKQFLVEYQSFLPVILEIPSKYHPYDPAEDSIMARLIDVYGDVDEIRRQSKC is encoded by the exons atgAGCTTATGTGTCATACATCAAAATGATGGGGTAATCATCAGAATGGCGATGAACGTCACCAAATCTTCGAGTGGTTTCATAGATTACCTTTACTATGATCAGCTGATAGCAATGATAGCCGAGGAAGATACTTGCGTGGGATTTCTGTTAGCAG GAATCGGTCAGCGAACAAAAAAGAACGAGCTTAATTTCGCTGTAGCAGACGACAACGCAACACCTGAGGAAATCATGAACCACTTGACCAAATTCATCTTGAGAGAGGACATTGCGATCATCTTGATCACGTACGGCGCTGCTTCCAAAATCAAGCAGTTTCTAGTTGAGTACCAAAGCTTTCTACCGGTAATCTTAGAAATACCATCGAAGTACCATCCTTACGATCCAGCAGAGGATTCCATTATGGCAAGATTGATTGACGTTTATGGAGACGTCGATGAAATACGTAGGCAGTCGAAATGTTAA